The sequence below is a genomic window from Dermacentor albipictus isolate Rhodes 1998 colony chromosome 2, USDA_Dalb.pri_finalv2, whole genome shotgun sequence.
ATCAAGCAGCGTCATGATATCCACTCGCTGTTTCTGCATGATTACAAATTCCGTGAGCACATGACCCGGTCAGAGAAAAGCACGGTCCAGTGATATTACACGACAGTAAATACTTAACGTTGGGTGTGTATTATATGTGGGATGTTaagcctgtgttgtgtatgaatacAAGTAGTCTTTTGTGGTATCTGTTGTAATGCATCCAGCGATCAGATCTGGGCGTCGCACTCCACGACCTAAGCAGACCTAGGTGAATGAATTTATAAAAAGTCGGTTAACAGATAAGCACCGAAATGCTTTACGGATATTAAAAACAGCATCCCGTATCAGGACGAGGGAAGTCATTTACATATCCCTGCTTACGAAGCAGCTGTTTATTATAAGAAATATATTTATGGCTTCTAGCGCCTTCTCAAGTGTTCAAATGACCTTGGCTTGTGAAATGTGGATGCAGCTTTCTATAGGTGAAAAAGAAACTACGTAAACGGGTAATGGTTCATTAGTTACCGCAACGCAATAAACAGTGAGGGAAATGCACGGATACTGACAGAAGAAAGAGGTGCGGCCTTTCAACGGCCAATTTATTAGTGTTgctgttcatatatatatatatatatatatatatatatatatatatatatatatatttctttcgcGCTTGTGTGTATGCGGACAAACATGCGCCATACATTCACCTGGTCACTACTAAATGCGGGCAGTGAAACAAATAAGCATGTAGTTGAAGTTGAGGTTGTTTCGTACATTTCCTTCGTGATTAATCGTGCCGTTGTTAATAACGTACGAAAGGCGCTGACCCTACATGTATTGAACGTAGATTGATGTAGAGTAGAGCTTAGCCCTCTCTGTCTACTCACGATTTATTTCTTCAGAAGAGTGGTGTATCCGAAGGCGTCCAGCCCATAGCCGTAGTTGAGGCCGTACGGAGCAAGTCCCTGCACGTAGCGGACACGAACCGGGTGGGCGTCGACCCTGTGGCTGTAGCTGACTCCGGTGGTGCGGTAGCCGTACGGGGTAGCCACGTTGTGGACCGTGGGAGTTATGGGCACCACGTGGTGGACAGTTTGCACTGCTGTTAATGGGGCTGCGTGCACCGCCGTCACAGCTGGCACAGCGGCAGGGTAGCCGGCCAAGGGTAGGCCGTACGTGGGGACGTACACCGCGAGGGCATTGCTCAGCAGAGCGGCGAAGAGGCACAGGACCTGTATGGTAGGTGGCATGGGATCCTGTCAGTTACGAACAGTTTAGTTTGGTGCAGTTTTATTTTCGTATTTAATTGAACAAACTGGGTGTCTAAACGGCGTACCGGAGGAAGTGCCCAAGTTTAGGTTAAAGAAAAGGTGAAATACTCTACTGAATACTCTGGAATGACAAGCCTGCTAAAAGACTTTTCGGATCTTggccactaaagaaaaaaaagtcttaACGTAGAACAGTTCATAAGAGCACATAGCAGCTGATAGGTATGTCAGGCACATTATAAAGGAAGGAAGCTGGCCAATGGCTGAGAGCAATCATGAATCAAATGCTTAATGTACTCGGCCCTTGAAGCATGTAAAGGTCTGCGCCGTAAACAACGTTCTTTGCTAAAACCTATCGTGTATGTTGAAAAGGTGCAGGCCACCATATTTGTGGCTACCTAGGTCGAGATATGTTGTTTTGATGCCAGAGGCATTGCTGGCCCGGAACATCTGTGCCTTAGTGCAGGTTCGTATGTTTCTTCGTCGTTTAAGGAAGTAACGTCATTATTGTCGACTGTGGTAAAGCCACATGCCTTTGCGCACACCCATACTATGACAATGTTGGTAATGCTGATTTGACGAAGACAAAATATCGTAAGAACGACAGCTCCATTATACGTTGCTAGAACAGCTACTTGGCTAAAAGTAAAGTGACAGGTTTGGGAATTTTGACAGTACCAGGATAATGCGTCACATGGAAACAAGGTGAAGTTCCAATATCATGCGGAAAATGTAAACTGATTTATGGTTACTCACAGTGATCATGGTTGATTTGAAATCTCGCAGCAGCTCGGTGTTTGAAGAAGTTGTGTCTCGTTAGGAAGACTGTAGGTCCTTTTATACGCACTGACCCGTGCATTACTAGTCACGTGTGTTTGATGTTTTCTTGAAGAAACCCACAGGAAGGTATTGGGCAGCATTTATGCAAATTATCGAACATTTTAGTGTGACTAGTGCCCACATGCGACACGAGACTCTGAAGGGTATGCGAACGCTGTTTTTGTCTTCATTCTAGCAGCAGCTGGCGACAGCAGTGGTGACGAAGTTTGGAAGACGTGGAGCGGGCTTTTTGTTGCGACAGCTGCATGCATTCAATTTCCCGGAGACATGTACTAAGCACAAAGTAAAATATCTTATAGTTGTGCATTGCTTTGTGAATCGCAAGCGTGGTAAGAAGCTAAAAAGAAAGCGTAAAAAGGAAACCACAAAGTTGCTTTGATGAAGCGCGTGCAGAATCTGTACGTACTGCTTGCTTCATCTCGTCTCACGTAAGGCAGCCCGCGTAGTTGACTTGGACTTCGGGTTGAGGCGATATCTCCTCATCGTCAAGAAGGCCTGCGGATAGTCGGCAGAGCCGACGTCGACCCGGTATCTCACCGCGATCTACGAATGTCCTCAAATGTCGCCGGGAATTGGTGTGCACATACCTTCACCTGATGCACGCTTTTACGACTGCGGTTGTCGCTTGTTCTTAGGGGCTGTTGCTTGATAACCAGAATTTGTTTTGCGGCCTCCActgtgcagtatttattcacgcGATTTGCCTCCTCCCTCCTCCGGCTCCGCGGTGTTTCGCGGCAGCGGTAGATCTCAGCCCCTTCACACGCGTGCTATGTCTTTCCCGTTCGTCTCATCTTGTGTGCGGGTGGGTGATTTCAAACGATTTCTGCAGAGACGAGTAAACGTAACGCTATGAAACTTTGCGAAATTTGAGCCCTTTGTCAGAGCTCTAACTCGTATTGAGTAGGATGCTAACGTTCGCGCCTTATTGCGGAATCAGAGTCGCACCTT
It includes:
- the LOC135910936 gene encoding uncharacterized protein isoform X1, with the protein product MKQAVLCLFAALLSNALAVYVPTYGLPLAGYPAAVPAVTAVHAAPLTAVQTVHHVVPITPTVHNVATPYGYRTTGVSYSHRVDAHPVRVRYVQGLAPYGLNYGYGLDAFGYTTLLKK
- the LOC135910936 gene encoding uncharacterized protein isoform X2 — encoded protein: MITVLCLFAALLSNALAVYVPTYGLPLAGYPAAVPAVTAVHAAPLTAVQTVHHVVPITPTVHNVATPYGYRTTGVSYSHRVDAHPVRVRYVQGLAPYGLNYGYGLDAFGYTTLLKK